One Psilocybe cubensis strain MGC-MH-2018 chromosome 9, whole genome shotgun sequence genomic window, ATCCCGTACGCTGTCTGCCACATGCCCAAGAAACCAGGGGTAGCGGCTGTGGAGCTGCTAGGTGTCGGGCAGCTCAGCCACGTTTCAAGGTCCTCCGCCCATGGGTGAAGTATGCCCTCCCAAAGTATTCTGCGGATATAGGAGTCGTAGATCGTGCCCCGCAGCGCCCGCTCGACTTCTGGGTACGGTAGGGGCCGCGAATAGTTCCTGGGTGTCGTACGCACCGCTTTCGCAATGAGAAACCCGTCCCATAATGAATGCAGATCTGCAAGCATAGGTCAGACgtttggcatggaagacGCGGGTTGTGTGGGCACGTACTAGTCTGCCTCTGTCCAAACCGCACTCTCGCGCCATTCCCGCCCCGATCCCTGCCAGTTAGATGCAGCGGCTGGTGCATATCTCCCACAAAATGAATGAGAAACTTGAGCGCCTCGCTTGCCGTGCTGTCGCTCATGTCGTGGTCCACCCACTGCTGGAGCAAGGACGTCGTGTTCTTGACCGCGTCCAGGACGTTCGCGCCCTCCTTGCCTGCCCAGCCATGGGTGCCCGGGAACGCACAAGTGTCAGAGGGGTGGTCTCCAATCGCACCGACGTAGTGCAGCGTCGCGGACCAGCGCATCTGGTTGCGGTGCTGGTCCGCCCATGTGGCGACGGAGGCGATGTGGCATCGGTTCCCCTTCAGATCGAGTATGTCGCACAGCGTCGGGAGGACGCTCGGGTGTAGGTACATCTGGGCAATTGTAGCAACGATTTCATGGCCTTCAAGAAGGTCTTGTTAGAGTATCTGCTGGACGACATTTGCGAGATAAGCACCTGCTGCACCCCATGCATGGCTCTCGGGGAGATAAGCCAATGCCCCAACGATGGCGGCGACTCTTGTCGACGAAATACGCATTTCAGGGAGATGCTGGTCTGTGCTACCAGTCTAGCGTCGTCTTAAATAAAGTGGTGGTTAGGGGGCGAAAGAGAACAAAGGACAAGAACCGTGACAACCCTTAATTGATGACTCGGGCGCGACTGGCTTTACGTCAGTTCAGGTGACTCTGCTCTGGGCATACTACGAGCTCTGAGTCGTCTTGATATGTTGAAATCCGACTGACAAAAATCCTGTAAGATATAAGGATagacaaatattttgaaaatgtgACATTTCAAATGTTTGAGTTGATAAAATCATCTACCAGAAGTTTCAGGAAGGTTTAGCCAGATTTCTGAGATTTTCCCTTAGCCTTAGGAAATATTAAAACATTATAAGACTGTGTTATGTCGCGGACAGACATGGATTTGTCTGGaaatgataaaaaaaaaccaaatgGCCATTTACCTGAAATTGACGCACCCCACCCTTTGACTAGCACTCACACTTCGAAGTGAAGGTGAATGATAAAGTCGTGCGATTGCTTCATCACATTTTCTTCCGTCCCGAAATTAAAAATTGAATGTAAGCGGGTCAGTGGTGAACCAAGCAATTGAGGATGATCACTTAAAGATGCGTCGTACGTACCCCTCTGGGTTATCTATGGAGAACCGTGAAATCTCCCTGTAAAATTCGAATTTTGGATCCTTTGAAAGCCTCAATTCCCTGGGGGATTTGAATGTGCCTACCTATAGACTCCGAGCCAAAGATGACAAAAATGAAACGGCTGTACTTCGGAttggagagagagagaaggttCGGGGAGCAACCTTAACTGGTAGAGTAAATTTGGCAGTGGTAGGAGAGCACATTGTAGAACTAGAGATATCAGAGTTGAGAAACTCGAGAGGGGTGGAAAGAATATATTTGAATGTCGTTGCCAGGCCTTTACGCTAGATCTGTTTCTGATGGATTGTCTGTTTGACATGCTCAGGGCATCATTTGTGCCATGTGAGGTGTTAACTTCGTAACCTTTCTCAGCTCGTGCCGTTAGCGCTCGGCTAATAACACAGTGAAGTGGGGATGTGAGTGTACTTGCATCTCTCCCACCTTTTTCTTCGTGACGATAATGTCTAGTACACGATGGATAGTCGTCGACGACAGCAGCACCAGGATACAATACTTTGGCTCAAGCTGGTTCCAAAACACGGGAGATGGGAATTTAGGAAACTTTGGGCCAGCGCATGATAACACTTTACATGGAACGCAACAAAGCGCTAGCTTGGGGTTCACCTTCAGTGGTATGCAATTTCTGCTGCATATTAATATGCATTTAATTTACACACCTCGAGGCACCCAGGTTAGAGTTTATGGACTCAATAACATTACTGACGACTCTGGTGTCACTGACCCGAACTGGGAATGCTTCATCGACAATATCAGCATTGGAAGAAGCCTAGGTCCATCAACGCTAGTAGGAAACTACTGGACAATGTGCGAGCACCATCAGCTGGTCGATGGATTCCACTACCTAACGCTGAACGCAACGGTCGTAAAAGGGCAAACATGCTGGATAGACGAAATTCAATATATTTCTTCCTATATGGACATTGATTCACAGAATGCGGACATCTACGTGGACAATTTAGATCCTGCGTTTGAATTCAGTCAAGGGTGGGGCGACTTCGAAGGCTTTGTTAATACAACAAATACAAATCATGCATCCGTGAGTTTTCCATTCACTGGTACGTGTATCAATACGAATTCTGGGATGGTTTGATCGTGATGAAATGACTGTGATAATCTCCAGGCGTCTCTGTTGAATGGTACGCGTATGTATCTTCAAGCCCCAGCATCCCGGCCAATGCAACCTATTCAGTGGACAACGAAGACCCGGTCACCTTTTTGATACGCGGCGATCCTCAAGCCAACAAATTCAACCAATTGCTGTTCAGAACGCGGCAATACACACCTGGTCCACACGTTCTCAGTGTCACATACCTAGGAGATTCAACGACAACTCCTCTCACATTGGATTGGCTAATCGTCCAAAATATCACGAATCTGTTGAATAACAATGGAAATTCAAACCTGAACGAACCAGAATCACCGGCGCACTCTAAAGTTGGGCCCATCGTCGGTGGAGTTCTGGGTGGCCTTGTTATAATTGGGGTCATCACTGCTGCCCTGTTCTATACAAGAAGACGGAAGGCAAAGAAGCAGAAACAAGAAGAGGGAACATTGCTTGATATAGACGCAGACGCTATGATTCAACCATTCAGACTCTCTCCAAGTGTCCCAACAGGCTCGGTTGGGAATAGCATTGGTACCTATCGCTTGCCCCAGATTAACATGGCGACAGCAAACTCCTCGAAGCTTAGCTTGGATCACAGTTTATTACAACCTTCAAGCGTAGCCACAGAGATTAAGGATACTCCCCTTGTGTCAACCGGACGCATAGATCAACGAATGCCGACTGCACAAGGGCGCCTAGAAACACCGCAATTACCCTCGGTCAACGGTATTTCTAATAGCACTCCGAGCCAACCGTCTGGCACCTCTCTACGTCGACAAAACAGCTTACCAAGTGTGCCGGCGCCTAATGAACCGCAAGTTGCAATATCAAACTCCGGCACCCCTCGAATGATAGTGCACGAAGATAGTGGTCTTCGATTACAGCGGGAAAGTCACGGGAGTGTCCTTGAAGTGCCACCAATGTATACTGCTGGATAACATAGACTGAGTTTATGAAAGTTGTTCTCCAGCGATGGTTCATATATACCCTGCTTCAACGTATGTCTATATCTCTGGCTTTAGAATCGGGA contains:
- a CDS encoding Nuclease P1, with product MRISSTRVAAIVGALAYLPESHAWGAAGHEIVATIAQMYLHPSVLPTLCDILDLKGNRCHIASVATWADQHRNQMRWSATLHYVGAIGDHPSDTCAFPGTHGWAGKEGANVLDAVKNTTSLLQQWVDHDMSDSTASEALKFLIHFVGDMHQPLHLTGRDRGGNGARVRFGQRQTNLHSLWDGFLIAKAVRTTPRNYSRPLPYPEVERALRGTIYDSYIRRILWEGILHPWAEDLETWLSCPTPSSSTAATPGFLGMWQTAYGIANRIVQTFISEGVEISPDGPVVCPYHWAQPLHKLNCEIVWPKELDEPPYNQYQSADDEDEHDHEDSYDLVGDELSPREKSRLLDLDTPKYAGVIEKKMIVEKLLAQGGIRLAGVLNYLFADESQVNGPRAAFLDDFRRAL